The following are encoded together in the Bubalus bubalis isolate 160015118507 breed Murrah chromosome 14, NDDB_SH_1, whole genome shotgun sequence genome:
- the LOC102398187 gene encoding pancreatic trypsin inhibitor isoform X1, translating into MKMNRLCLSAALLFLLVILVDGISEDINKSHDHGYEMTYGRLNEKHSAASKPAFCLKPKSIGPCKGRKIRYFYNAKTGQCQRFFYGGCKGNLNNFYTMALCMNTCGHVEWSWRRHGKSHAPKL; encoded by the exons ATGAAGATGAACCGACTCTGCCTCTCTGcagcccttctcttcctcctggttATCCTGGTGGATGGCATCTCAGAGGATATTAACAAGAGCCATGACCACG GTTATGAGATGACTTACGGAAGACTAAATGAGAAGCATTCAG CAGCTTCTAAGCCTGCCTTCTGCCTGAAGCCTAAATCAATAGGTCCCTGCAAGGGCAGGAAGATCAGGTACTTCTACAATGCCAAGACCGGGCAATGCCAACGCTTTTTCTACGGTGGCTGCAAAGGGAACTTGAATAACTTCTACACCATGGCGCTGTGCATGAACACCTGCGGTCATGTGGAATGGTCCTGGAG aAGACATGGGAAGAGTCATGCTCCAAAACTCTGA
- the LOC102398187 gene encoding pancreatic trypsin inhibitor isoform X2, whose amino-acid sequence MKMNRLCLSAALLFLLVILVDGISEDINKSHDHGYEMTYGRLNEKHSASKPAFCLKPKSIGPCKGRKIRYFYNAKTGQCQRFFYGGCKGNLNNFYTMALCMNTCGHVEWSWRRHGKSHAPKL is encoded by the exons ATGAAGATGAACCGACTCTGCCTCTCTGcagcccttctcttcctcctggttATCCTGGTGGATGGCATCTCAGAGGATATTAACAAGAGCCATGACCACG GTTATGAGATGACTTACGGAAGACTAAATGAGAAGCATTCAG CTTCTAAGCCTGCCTTCTGCCTGAAGCCTAAATCAATAGGTCCCTGCAAGGGCAGGAAGATCAGGTACTTCTACAATGCCAAGACCGGGCAATGCCAACGCTTTTTCTACGGTGGCTGCAAAGGGAACTTGAATAACTTCTACACCATGGCGCTGTGCATGAACACCTGCGGTCATGTGGAATGGTCCTGGAG aAGACATGGGAAGAGTCATGCTCCAAAACTCTGA